TGGCCGCGTAGCCCTGGCGCACCGTCTCCAGGTCGTTCTTGCCCGTCTGGTGGACGATCTTGAGCTGGCCCTTCAAGTCACCCAGGTGGTCCAGCGCATCGAGCATGCGCTGGTTGATGCCGCGGGCGCCGAGGCTGCCGCCGAAGACGAGCAGCGAGAAGGTCTCGTGGGGCGCGTTCGAGCGCAGGAAGTTGTCCATCAGCTTGCGGCGGATGGGGTTGCCCACGAGCTGCACCTTGCCGGCGGGGAAGAAGGCGCTCGCGCCCTCGAAGGCGGTGAAGACGACGCGCACGAACTTGCCGAGCAGCTTGTTGGTGAGCCCCGGCAGCGCGTTCTGCTCCTGCACCGCGGTGGGGATGCCGAGCAGGGCCGCCGCGAGCACCACCGGCCCGCTGGAGTAGCCCCCCACGCCCACCACCACGTCCGGCTTGTGGCGCCGGAGGATGCGAAAGGACTCGATGAAGGACATGGGCAGGGCGAACAGGCCCTGGATGAATCCCACCAGGCCCTTGCCCTTGAGGCCCCGCGCCTGGATGGTCTCCAGGGGGTAGCCCTCGCGGGGAACGACCCGGGCCTCCAGGCCGCGCGTGGTCCCGACGAACACCACCTGGTTGGCGTGGTGCCGCGTCACCACCTCCTCGGCCAGGGCGATGCCCGGGTAGAGATGGCCTCCCGTGCCGCCTCCCGCGATGAGCACCTTCACGCCGCCACCTCCCTCAAGTCACCGCTGGAGCGCAGGGGCCGGCCGCCGCCGGGCTGCGCGCTCGCGCTGAGGGACAGCAATACACCGGCGCCCCCCATCAACACCACCAGGGACGAGCCTCCATAGGATACGAAGGGGAGTGTCAAACCCTTGGTCGGCAGCAGGCCCATGGCCACGCACATGTTCACCGCGGCCTGCACGGCGATGATGGAGGTGAGACCCAGACCCAGGTAGGTGCCGAACGCCTCCGGCGCCGCGAGGCTCGCGCGGATGCCCCGCCAGATGATGAGGGCGTACAGCCCCACCAGCACCCCTACCCCCAACAGGCCCAGCTCCTCGCCGATGATGGCGAAGATGAAGTCGGTGTGGGCCTCGGGCAGGAAGAAGAGCTTCTGCCGCCCGTCGCCCAGCCCCAGGCCCGTGAGGCCCCCGGAGCCGATGGACATGAGCGACTCGGCCACCTGGTAGCCGATGTCGTGCCGGTGGGCCCAGGGGTCCAGGAACGCCAGCACGCGCTTCATGCGGTAGGGGCTGGTGGCGATGGCCGCGTAGGCCAGGGGCAGCGCCAGCAGCACCGAGCCCACCAGATAGCTGAGCTTCGTCCCCGCGGCGAACAGCAGCGCGAACAGCAGGAACACCAACAACACCGAGCTGCCGAAGTCCGGCTGCAACATACAAAGGCCCACCAGCAGACCGCACAAGAGCAGGTGGGGGAGGAAGCCCACGGAGAAGGTGGCCACCTTCTCGCGCTTCTTCGCCAGCGAGTAGGAGAGGTAGACGACCCAGGCGAACTTGGCCACCTCGGCCGGCTGGAGGCTGAAGCCCGGCAGGCGGATCCACCGCCGCGCCCCACCCACCGTGGTGCCAATGCCCGGGATGAGCACCAGCACCAGCAACACCAGCGTCACCAGCAACAGCGGGTAGGCGAACCGCGCCAGCCGACGCCAGCCCACCTTCATCCCCACCGCCATGGCCACCACCCCGATGCCCGCCGCCAGCAGGTGGCGGTGGAGGAAGTAGAGGCTGTCTCCCAGCTTGTCCTGCGCCATGACGGCGCTCGCCGAGTACACCATCACCAGGCCAAGCGAGACGAGCGACAGCACGGCACACAAGAGCAACGCGTCGAACCGCACGGGGGCGGTGGACACGGCGGCGGTGGCCTTCATGGGCTCAGAGTTCCTCTACCAG
This genomic interval from Cystobacter ferrugineus contains the following:
- the murG gene encoding undecaprenyldiphospho-muramoylpentapeptide beta-N-acetylglucosaminyltransferase, giving the protein MKVLIAGGGTGGHLYPGIALAEEVVTRHHANQVVFVGTTRGLEARVVPREGYPLETIQARGLKGKGLVGFIQGLFALPMSFIESFRILRRHKPDVVVGVGGYSSGPVVLAAALLGIPTAVQEQNALPGLTNKLLGKFVRVVFTAFEGASAFFPAGKVQLVGNPIRRKLMDNFLRSNAPHETFSLLVFGGSLGARGINQRMLDALDHLGDLKGQLKIVHQTGKNDLETVRQGYAAKGFDAEVVEFIDDMSSAYALASLVVCRAGATTLAELMVAKKASILIPFPFATDNHQEVNAQALVGSGAALMFRESELSGEKLASEIRRLKNEPERLRQMEKKAGLMGRPEAAKELADVLVDLMVKKYGPDGRAEARGEDPRAKKPGGSKKPKPEGGNSSSGSNEKQV
- the ftsW gene encoding putative lipid II flippase FtsW — translated: MKATAAVSTAPVRFDALLLCAVLSLVSLGLVMVYSASAVMAQDKLGDSLYFLHRHLLAAGIGVVAMAVGMKVGWRRLARFAYPLLLVTLVLLVLVLIPGIGTTVGGARRWIRLPGFSLQPAEVAKFAWVVYLSYSLAKKREKVATFSVGFLPHLLLCGLLVGLCMLQPDFGSSVLLVFLLFALLFAAGTKLSYLVGSVLLALPLAYAAIATSPYRMKRVLAFLDPWAHRHDIGYQVAESLMSIGSGGLTGLGLGDGRQKLFFLPEAHTDFIFAIIGEELGLLGVGVLVGLYALIIWRGIRASLAAPEAFGTYLGLGLTSIIAVQAAVNMCVAMGLLPTKGLTLPFVSYGGSSLVVLMGGAGVLLSLSASAQPGGGRPLRSSGDLREVAA